Proteins encoded together in one Branchiostoma floridae strain S238N-H82 chromosome 18, Bfl_VNyyK, whole genome shotgun sequence window:
- the LOC118405969 gene encoding multicopper oxidase mco-like, whose translation MGTTPLNVTLTVDLTPHTVDWLTIHRRTYNGEIPGPTLRVRPGDKLYIKLVNNLRPDNLVRERGHGPISPNITNLHLHGMHVSPKEPHDNVFIEIGPGSSYQYEFHIPDDHPAGTFYYHHHIHGNSHFCVGGGLVGFIIVEDDVTTMPPELSAISCPLNCHKEVQLAVGTNFRYRFLPTDPILSYSNLQKDLGDPSRNLDQLASGTGTMEDWLMDPANNVDYILTNGQMWPTVTLTVGEVKRFRILNAATIEVLEITIKELGCQMMVLAWDGIYVDAPYRTRMVVLSGGARVDVAVRCWFSGDFTMTTVMAEENDPILSSEYWQMRFDQDLLTLHVEEKAAVFDLEPFPTSLPAHPSYYRDLRRIDDSEIDGRFVIEFGPEHEVNREHFKDAMYPRYKYEVGTIQEWYVINTEQLKPHPLHIHVNHFQIISYNEYTHPWGALHPVNKTKSAYYDLQGNLCDQQFLHFAHNLDWPTSNPPNFKYHGHHNRSRDSIPGYIPLGEWRDTINVPPLGSMTIRFVADRFTGTQMIHCHNLNHVDRGMGLVVEVVEQGESTHGAHTASGGAYPGTCRRTDPYPDVVTGVSTTNVNVGSHEHGH comes from the exons ATGGGTACAACCCCCTTG AACGTGACCCTGACGGTGGACCTGACGCCTCACACCGTAGACTGGCTCACCATCCACCGCCGGACATACAACGGGGAGATCCCGGGCCCAACCCTACGTGTGCGGCCGGGCGACAAGCTGTATATCAAGCTG GTGAATAACCTGAGGCCTGACAACTTGGTTCGGGAGAGAGGCCATGGTCCGATCAGTCCCAACATCACCAATCTGCACCTGCACGGGATGCACGTGTCCCCTAAAGAGCCTCACGACAACGTCTTCATAGAG ATTGGTCCAGGTAGTTCCTACCAGTACGAGTTTCACATACCCGATGATCACCCTGCCGGAACGTTCTACTACCACCATCATATCCACGGCAACAGCCACTTCTGT GTTGGAGGAGGTCTAGTGGGATTTATCATAGTTGAAGATGACGTCACCACCATGCCTCCCGAGCTGTCCGCCATTTCCTGTCCTCTCAACTGTCACAAGGAGGTTCAGCTGGCGGTCGGTACCAACTTCCGCTACAGATTTCTCCCGACAGACCCCATTCTCAGCTACTCCAACTTACAGAAGGATTTGGGGGATCCTTCAAG gaATCTGGATCAACTTGCCAGTGGTACCGGCACCATGGAGGATTGGCTGATGGACCCTGCTAACAACGTGGACTACATCCTCACTAACG GACAAATGTGGCCGACCGTGACCTTAACCGTTGGTGAGGTCAAACGGTTCCGAATTTTGAATGCTGCAACGATAGAGGTACTAGAGATCACTATTAAAG AACTGGGTTGTCAAATGATGGTCCTGGCTTGGGATGGCATATACGTGGACGCCCCCTATCGAACCCGTATGGTGGTGCTGTCTGGCGGAGCAAGAGTAGACGTCGCAGTGAGGTGCTGGTTTTCTGGGGACTTCACG ATGACGACGGTTATGGCAGAGGAGAATGATCCTATTCTATCATCCGAGTATTGGCAGATGAGATTCGACCAGGATCTGCTTACACTTCACGTAGAAG aaaaagcTGCTGTGTTCGATTTGGAGCCCTTTCCTACGTCACTTCCGGCGCATCCCAGTTACTACCGTGACCTGCGCAGAATAGACGACAGTGAGATAGACGGGAGGTTCGTGATCGAGTTCGGGCCCGAACATGAGGTCAACAGGGAACATTTCAAAGACGCCATGTACCCTCGGTACAAGTACGAGGTTGGGACTATTCAG GAGTGGTACGTCATCAATACGGAACAACTCAAACCGCACCCTCTCCACATACACGTCAATCACTTCCAG ATTATTTCCTACAACGAGTACACCCATCCCTGGGGCGCATTACACCCTGTGAACAAGACTAAATCCGCCTATTACGACTTGCAA GGAAATTTGTGCGATCAGCAGTTCCTCCACTTCGCCCATAACTTGGACTGGCCCACCTCAAACCCACCAAACTTCAAGTATCATGGCCACCATAACAGGTCACGTGACAGTATCCCAGGATACATCCCGCTCGGGGAATGGCGGGATACCATCAACGTCCCTCCCCTGGGGAGCATGACCATTCGCTTTGTAGCAGATAG ATTCACGGGAACACAGATGATCCACTGTCACAACCTGAACCATGTAGATAGAGGGATGGGCCTGGTGGTGGAGGTGGTGGAGCAGGGGGAGTCGACCCACGGGGCCCACACGGCGTCCGGCGGGGCCTACCCCGGGACGTGCCGGCGGACTGACCCGTATCCTGACGTGGTCACCGGCGTTAGTACTACGAACGTTAACGTGGGAAGCCACGAGCATGGTCACTAA
- the LOC118405970 gene encoding collagen triple helix repeat-containing protein 1-like gives MASCLRLAVAVVVVAVLTLKSQSQNITTGQCCGNCVTGPQGPPGIPGNNGIPGNSGVPGNHGFPGHDGAKGDRGELGPPGGNGAKGDRGDLGPPGGNGAKGDRGELGPPGGNGAKGDRGDLGPPGGAGAKGDRGDQGPPGIHVSAPRNVKQCTWDNLFSAAGSGAIVECPFNKLSSTSALRVTWNGALRVWNEVTRTAVCKRWFFTLNGAECSDPAPIDGIMFMFDPNNHPNNHRVSTIDGLCYGLPAGNMTVTLNIGTCAADGLPEGSASTGYNSYSRIIVEELDI, from the exons ATGGCGTCTTGCTTGCGGTTGGCGGTTGCTGTTGTTGTCGTAGCGGTCTTGACACTGAAGAGTCAGAGCCAAAATATCACTACCGGACAG TGTTGTGGCAACTGCGTCACCGGGCCTCAAGGTCCACCTGGCATCCCTGGCAACAACGGTATCCCTGGCAACAGCGGCGTCCCTGGCAACCACGGCTTCCCTGGTCATGATGGTGCGAAGGGAGACCGAGGGGAACTAGGACCGCCCGGCGGGAATGGTGCGAAGGGAGATCGAGGGGATCTAGGACCGCCCGGCGGGAACGGTGCGAAGGGAGACCGAGGGGAACTAGGACCGCCCGGCGGGAATGGTGCCAAGGGAGACCGAGGCGATCTGGGACCACCTGGCGGTGCCGGAGCGAAGGGAGACCGAGGGGATCAGGGACCTCCTGGTATCCATGTATCGGCCCCGAGGAACGTGAAGCAGTGTACCTGGGACAACCTATTCAGTGCGGCTGGATCCGGAGCGATTGTG GAGTGTCCGTTCAATAAGTTGTCCTCAACATCTGCCCTGCGTGTGACGTGGAATGGCGCCCTCAGAGTCTGGAACGAAGTCACCAGGACCGCCGTATGCAAGCGTTGGTTCTTCACCCTTAACGGAGCTGAGTGCAGCGACCCCGCTCCCATCGACGGCATCATGTTCATGTTCGACCCCAACAACCACCCCAACAACCACCGCGTGTCCACAA TTGACGGCTTGTGCTACGGCCTGCCAGCAGGCAACATGACCGTGACCCTCAACATCGGCACATGCGCAGCAGACGGACTTCCCGAAGGATCAGCCTCCACGGGGTATAACTCCTACTCCAGGATCATCGTGGAAGAGCTGGACATCTAA
- the LOC118405971 gene encoding alpha-dioxygenase 2-like, translated as MGFLAWYQLPVLVAIAWLAYQRQVLEKSALHDTYTTDDDKPSVSCPDSTLHARTADGSCNDLDDPTMGMRLYRFGRNAPIEKTFVDNKNLLKPNPRHISNKLFKREEFTPATSINLLAAAWLQFQTHDWFDHGLNQRDNHISVPLFEGDELLRRGVHSLKVFRTVSDPSQMQKDRPKTFRNANTHWWDASQLYGSDAETQLALREMKDGKLKVTSSGMIPLDEKTGVEKTGFSNNWWVGLSMLHNLFTREHNVICDVMKAKYPDMTDQELFDKARLVNAAVMSKLHTVEWTPALLYNDILDT; from the exons ATGGGGTTTCTTGCATGGTACCAGTTACCAGTGCTGGTGGCCATCGCGTGGCTCGCGTATCAGCGGCAAGTATTGGAGAAAAGTGCTCTTCACGACACCTACACGACAGACGACGACAAGCCTTCCGTGTCCTGCCCCGACTCGACCCTCCATGCTCGGACGGCAGACGGTAGCTGTAACGACTTGGACGACCCGACCATGGGGATGCGCCTCTACCGCTTCGGCAGGAACGCACCCATCGAGAAAACCTTCGTCGACAACAAGAACCTCCTGAAACCGAACCCACGACACATCTCCAACAAGTTGTTCAAGAGGGAAGAGTTCACTCCCGCTACCTCTATCAACCTCTTAGCGGCGGCCTGGTTACAGTTTCAAACACACGACTGGTTCGATCACGGTCTTAATCAGAGGGACAATCACATCTCTGTTCCCTTGTTCGAAGGCGATGAGTTGCTGAGACGTGGAGTTCATTCGCTGAAAGTTTTCCGGACTGTTTCTGATCCGTCTCAAATGCAAAAGGACCGCCCGAAAACGTTCCGCAACGCCAACACCCATTGGTGGGACGCCTCGCAACTCTACGGAAGCGATGCGGAAACCCAACTGGCTCTCCGAGAGATGAAAGACGGCAAGTTGAAGGTCACGTCAAGTGGAATGATACCTCTAGACGAAAAGACGGGCGTCGAAAAGACCGGATTCTCCAACAACTGGTGGGTGGGGCTCAGCATGCTACACAACCTGTTCACGCGAGAACATaacgtgatctgtgacgtcatgaaGGCAAAGTACCCGGATATGACCGACCAAGAACTCTTCGACAAAGCTCGGCTCGTCAATGCTGCTGTGATGTCCAAACTGCACACTGTGGAGTGGACCCCTGCTCTTCTGTACAACGACATCTTGGAT ACATAA